From a single Mangifera indica cultivar Alphonso chromosome 19, CATAS_Mindica_2.1, whole genome shotgun sequence genomic region:
- the LOC123203747 gene encoding uncharacterized protein LOC123203747 isoform X4 has protein sequence MGGLGRLQKSDTVLICGMSHISGLLAAKNMILLGRVKFSRIMGFHITKCLKFRTLDTLQVMLSQMPCSSKFLSSSYSRKRRLDEVCLERFQQYC, from the exons ATGGGAGGTTTAGGCCGATTGCAGAAGTCTGACACTGTTCTTATTTGTGGTATGTCTCATATAAGTGGGCTTTTGGCAGCTAAG AATATGATACTGCTTGGCAGAG TGAAATTTTCACGGATAATGGGATTTCATATCACAAAATGTTTGAAGTTCAGGACCTTAGATACACTACAAGTCATGC TTTCTCAAATGCCATGTTCctcaaaatttctttcaagtAGTTATTCTAG GAAAAGGAGGCTGGATGAGGTTTGTCTTGAAAGGTTTCAGCAATATTGTTGA
- the LOC123203747 gene encoding uncharacterized protein LOC123203747 isoform X3 — protein sequence MGGLGRLQKSDTVLICGMSHISGLLAAKNMILLGREVKFSRIMGFHITKCLKFRTLDTLQVMLSQMPCSSKFLSSSYSRKRRLDEVCLERFQQYC from the exons ATGGGAGGTTTAGGCCGATTGCAGAAGTCTGACACTGTTCTTATTTGTGGTATGTCTCATATAAGTGGGCTTTTGGCAGCTAAG AATATGATACTGCTTGGCAGAG AAGTGAAATTTTCACGGATAATGGGATTTCATATCACAAAATGTTTGAAGTTCAGGACCTTAGATACACTACAAGTCATGC TTTCTCAAATGCCATGTTCctcaaaatttctttcaagtAGTTATTCTAG GAAAAGGAGGCTGGATGAGGTTTGTCTTGAAAGGTTTCAGCAATATTGTTGA
- the LOC123203744 gene encoding putative wall-associated receptor kinase-like 16: MALHTALSQLMSLVEILLIVAIAATAVSPRAKPGCNDTCGDLKIPYPFGTTSDCYFNKDFFINCSYLYNPPKPFLRRSDVQVTRIGFNGSLVVLLQVTRDCYDVNGYTDNVDSCSSWSRSLSRFSVSNTENKFTVIGCDSYGYVEGSIGEKIYRTGCLTICENKNSVYNGSCTGNGCCQIDIPKGLTQINVSAYSFKNHSLVSGFNPCTYAFVAEKSRFNFSTDYLSKLTQDQFPLVLDWTIPVNETCEEANSTSCYACKENSERYVREDYGGYLCRCKNGYEGNPYLSNGCQDVDECSGPHNCTHICNNEEGSYSCKCREGFHGDGRKDGEGCIPDVHLLVKVALGVGISLAVLLVSSTWLYLVLKKRKLMKLKEKFFKQNGGLLLQQELSKRSRSSEKAKIFTAEELQKATDNYDDSRIIGQGGFGTVYKGFLTDSSSVAIKKSKIIDKNQTEQFVNEVVVLSQINHRNVVRLLGCCLETEVPLLVYEFVNNGTLFEHIHNKDKAPNISWETRLRIAAETAGVLFYLHSAAATPIIHRDVKSANILLDHNFTAKVSDFGTSKLVAIDETQLSTVVQGTLGYLDPEYLHTSQLTEKSDVYSFGVVLVELLTGKKALWFEKPEGQRSLVMYFLTSLKQGCLFEILENHILKDGNEGQLKEVAQLAKICLNVKGEERPTMREVAMELDRLRMMDKLSWVNVELNPEEMECSAQEGTTTSKTMY, translated from the exons ATGGCTTTGCACACAGCTCTTTCCCAACTCATGTCGCTGGTGGAGATACTACTAATAGTTGCTATTGCAGCAACAGCAGTATCGCCTAGAGCCAAACCTGGCTGTAACGATACCTGTGGAGACCTCAAAATTCCATATCCATTTGGTACAACATCTGATTGTTACTTCAATAAAGATTTCTTCATCAACTGCAGCTATCTTTACAATCCTCCCAAACCATTCTTGCGGAGATCAGATGTCCAAGTTACAAGAATAGGCTTTAATGGTAGTTTGGTGGTTCTGTTGCAAGTAACAAGAGACTGCTACGATGTCAATGGCTATACCGACAATGTCGATAGCTGTTCCAGCTGGTCCAGATCTTTATCCAGATTCAGTGTCTCCAACACTGAAAACAAGTTTACAGTCATTGGCTGTGACAGTTATGGTTACGTTGAAGGTTCTATAGGTGAAAAAATTTACAGAACAGGGTGCTTAACCATTTGTGAGAACAAAAACTCTGTGTACAACGGATCCTGCACTGGAAATGGATGTTGCCAGATAGATATTCCTAAAGGCCTAACACAAATCAATGTGTCAGCATATAGCTTTAAGAATCACAGTTTAGTATCGGGGTTCAATCCATGCACCTATGCCTTTGTTGCTGAGAAAAGCCGTTTCAATTTCTCCACAGATTACCTTTCCAAATTAACACAAGATCAGTTTCCTCTGGTGCTAGATTGGACAATACCTGTCAATGAAACCTGTGAAGAAGCGAACAGCACATCATGTTACGCTTGTAAGGAAAACTCAGAGCGTTATGTACGTGAGGATTACGGAGGGTATCTTTGCAGATGCAAGAACGGTTACGAAGGGAACCCGTACCTCTCCAATGGTTGCCAAG ATGTCGATGAATGCTCGGGCCCACACAACTGTACGCATATATGCAACAATGAAGAAGGGAGTTATTCATGCAAGTGCCGCGAGGGCTTCCACGGTGATGGCCGAAAAGACGGAGAAGGTTGCATCCCTGATGTTCATTTACTCGTCAAAGTCGCTTTGG GTGTTGGCATATCCCTTGCGGTTCTGCTTGTGAGTAGCACCTGGCTCTACTTGGTTTTGAAGAAGAGAAAGCTCATGAAACTTAAAGAGAAGTTCTTTAAGCAAAACGGTGGTCTCCTTTTACAACAGGAACTCTCAAAACGAAGTAGATCTTCtgaaaaagcaaaaatttttACAGCAGAGGAACTCCAAAAGGCTACTGATAACTATGATGATAGTAGAATCATTGGCCAGGGAGGTTTTGGCACAGTATATAAAGGATTTCTAACTGACAGTAGCTCAGTTGCCATAAAGAAGTccaaaataatagataaaaaccAAACTGAGCAATTCGTTAATGAAGTAGTTGTGCTCTCACAAATTAACCATAGAAATGTGGTCAGGCTCTTGGGTTGTTGTTTAGAGACTGAAGTTCCTCTACTAGTTTACGAATTTGTCAACAATGGTACACTCTTTGAGCACATCCACAATAAAGACAAAGCACCCAACATTTCTTGGGAAACTCGTCTAAGAATAGCTGCCGAAACTGCGGGAGTCCTATTCTATTTGCACTCCGCTGCCGCTACTCCGATAATACATAGAGATGTCAAGTCCGCCAATATACTCTTAGACCACAACTTCACAGCCAAAGTGTCCGATTTTGGAACTTCAAAGTTGGTTGCAATTGACGAAACACAATTGTCCACAGTGGTTCAGGGCACACTCGGGTATTTAGACCCTGAATATTTGCATACTAGCCAATTGACTGAGAAAAGTGATGTGTACAGCTTTGGAGTTGTCCTTGTGGAATTATTGACGGGAAAGAAGGCACTTTGGTTTGAAAAGCCTGAGGGGCAAAGAAGCCTTGTTATGTATTTTCTTACTTCTTTGAAACAAGGTTGTTTGTTTGAAATTCTTGAGAATCATATCTTAAAGGATGGGAATGAAGGGCAGCTCAAGGAAGTGGCTCAGTTAGCAAAAATATGCTTAAATGTGAAAGGAGAAGAGAGGCCTACAATGAGGGAAGTAGCAATGGAATTAGACAGATTAAGAATGATGGACAAACTTTCATGGGTTAATGTCGAACTGAATCCAGAAGAGATGGAGTGCTCAGCACAAGAAGGTACGACAACTTCAAAGACCATGTATTAG
- the LOC123203747 gene encoding uncharacterized protein LOC123203747 isoform X2 — MGGLGRLQKSDTVLICGMSHISGLLAAKNMILLGRVKFSRIMGFHITKCLKFRTLDTLQVMLKSGMNFSVSFSQMPCSSKFLSSSYSRKRRLDEVCLERFQQYC, encoded by the exons ATGGGAGGTTTAGGCCGATTGCAGAAGTCTGACACTGTTCTTATTTGTGGTATGTCTCATATAAGTGGGCTTTTGGCAGCTAAG AATATGATACTGCTTGGCAGAG TGAAATTTTCACGGATAATGGGATTTCATATCACAAAATGTTTGAAGTTCAGGACCTTAGATACACTACAAGTCATGCTTAAATCTGGAATGAATTTTTCCGTCAGTTTTTCTCAAATGCCATGTTCctcaaaatttctttcaagtAGTTATTCTAG GAAAAGGAGGCTGGATGAGGTTTGTCTTGAAAGGTTTCAGCAATATTGTTGA
- the LOC123203747 gene encoding uncharacterized protein LOC123203747 isoform X1, translated as MGGLGRLQKSDTVLICGMSHISGLLAAKNMILLGREVKFSRIMGFHITKCLKFRTLDTLQVMLKSGMNFSVSFSQMPCSSKFLSSSYSRKRRLDEVCLERFQQYC; from the exons ATGGGAGGTTTAGGCCGATTGCAGAAGTCTGACACTGTTCTTATTTGTGGTATGTCTCATATAAGTGGGCTTTTGGCAGCTAAG AATATGATACTGCTTGGCAGAG AAGTGAAATTTTCACGGATAATGGGATTTCATATCACAAAATGTTTGAAGTTCAGGACCTTAGATACACTACAAGTCATGCTTAAATCTGGAATGAATTTTTCCGTCAGTTTTTCTCAAATGCCATGTTCctcaaaatttctttcaagtAGTTATTCTAG GAAAAGGAGGCTGGATGAGGTTTGTCTTGAAAGGTTTCAGCAATATTGTTGA